TTGTCATCATCTCGACTTGCTCCTTCACACTTGCAGATGAAGGTCCCTCCAACACAGTATCCGGTGGTGGGACCCCCGAGCCCAGGCCGCTGCCTGAATGGACTGTGAAGATCCGATCGGATCATCCGCGTTTGTTCTTCAACAGGGAGACCTGGCCGGCAGTCCGTGAGCGGGCGCTTGGTCCCGAGCGCCAGTGGTATAAGAGGTTCCAAAGCAAGGTGGCCCGGCTCGAATCGGAGTTAGCCGGCCAGGAAATGCCCGCCGCCCGGGATCTCGGCCCCCAGGCAGCCTGGTCGGCGTTCCTGTTCCTCATGACGGAGGAGCCCAGGTACCTTGAGCTGGCGAAAAAGTGCCTTGATACGTCGCTCCGTTACTACGAACAGTGCTTCGAGGAGCGAAAGAGCGTCAACTGGTACTCGACCTCGCGCGTCCATGCGGTGCTGGCCTGGGACTGGCTCTACAACCATCTGACGGACGACCAGCGGCGTTCGACCATGTCCCGGCTCATTCACGTGATCGACAACGTCATTCGCGCCAGGCCTGCCATCTACCGGGAGAACATGTCGGGATACAATACGGGCTTCTATGGTGTGAGGAACTGTCTGTGGTTCATTGGGTGCACGGCGTTCGAGACGGGCATTGAGCTCGAGCGCGTCAATGAATGGCTGATCTGGGGATATGACGAAAACCTGCGGATGCTGGAGCATCGTAGACGAGCCTGTGGCGACGACGGCGGAGGGGCCTCGGCGACGCTCGGATACATCTTCGGCGCCTACCCCTGGGCGGAACAGAACTTCTTCTACACCTGGCTGTCCAGCACGGGCGAGAACATCGCAGGCGATTGGCCGCACAGCGCCATGCTGGCCAACTATGTCCTCTGGAACTGGATCGAAGCCGAGCCGGTCCCGCTGGAGTTTGGATATGGGGACACGCCGCACACGCGAAACACGCTGCCAACGAACCAGTTGTACACGCATATGGCCAACATCCGGCATCTGTTCGGCCAGGCCGCGCCCAAGGCCGGTGCCCTGGCTCGGTACCTCCAGCAGAAGGTCCCACAGCAGTCGTACGCCGAAACATGGTTTATCTACCCTTTCCTTCTGACCCAGGCTGAGTCGTCTCCTGAACCGTTCCGTCCGATCAACCTTCCCAATGGGCGACATTTCGAGACGATGGGCCAGGTTTTCATGCGCTCCGGCACGGGGACGAACGACACGTATTGCCTGTTCTCCTGTGGCGGCGCCCTGAGCCAGCACCGCCATTACGACGCCCTGAACTTCGTCATCTACTATCGAGGTTTTCTGGCCCTGGATTCCGGCACGCGATACGAGGAGTTTGTCAACGGTGAGCATCTGGCCAACTATTACGCGCAGACTGTGGCACACAATTGCGTTCTGATCCACCAACCGGGGGAGCCGCCGGCACGATATTGGGGCGGCACCGTCGTCGGCAACCATGGAGGCCAGCACAGGCAACTGGGCTCGGTCGTGAAGGCCTTTGAGACAAACCGCGACTTCGTATACGTAGCAGGCGATGCCACCGCATGTTATCGGCATGGGGTAGTCAGGAGGGAAGGCTTGCCCGATCTGCCGGAGAAGTGCGAACTTGTGACGCGCCAGATTGTCTTCCTGCTGCCCCATCACTTCGTCATCTTCGATCGCGTGGAGGCCACGGATGCCACATACCGAAAGGACTGGCTGATTCATACGGCGCACCGGCCGGTTCTTGATGGGCGTGTGCTTCGGGCAGATCACAATCAGGGCAGAATGTACTCCCGGACCCTGCTGCCGGAGGATGCAACCCTCACGGCTGTTGGGGGGCCGGGCAAAGAATTCTGGGCCGCCGGGAAGAATTGGGAGATTGTTGCCGAGGGCCTGACCGAAGAGAACCTGGCCCTCATGGGGCAGTGGCGCGTGGAAGTGACGCCCACCGCTCCGCGCAAGACCGACCTGTTCCTCCACGTGATCCAGGTTGGGGACCGGACGCTGGAGGCAATGGATGGGATTGAGTTGTTGCAGGGGTCCCAAAGCTATGGTGTTCGGCTCAACGCCGTCGACCGGGCCTGGGAGATTCTCTTCCGCACGACAGGACCTCTGGGCGGTCACATCCGCCGGAGCGGCGCCGAGGCGATCGACCGATCGCTTGCCACCACGGTGCAGCCTCAATCCGACATATAGACCGCCGGAGAGACGGCTTCTGGTCTCAGCGATTGATGCCGCCTATCGAGAGTCGGTCCCCCACGACGCGATGGTGGAGCGTCCTCTGTCGCAAGTAGAAGAGCAGGCGCCTGTCCTCGTGTTCCAAGGCTACACGAACCACGAAATCGCGCTGCAATTCAACCGCTCCCGCAGGACGATCGAGGTGCATCGCAGCCACATCATGTGAAAGCTCGATGCCGACGGCATAGTTGATCTGGTGAAAAGGTGCATCCGGCCGGGCCTGCTGAATTGGGACATCTGATCGACAACATCCAAATCTGCAACCGTTCTATAAGGCCATAGCATGGCTGACCCATTCGGCAAACAGGTACGGGCAGCTTGACGCAGTTGCCGAATATTCGGGTCGTGAATGGGCCATTGAAAACGTTACACCAATTTCTGCATACACCCAAGCTCTTCACAATAAAGAACTTATGGATCGCACAGTTTTCTGGGGTGGTAGATAACGGGGTTTCGGATTGCAGGGGCGTTGTAGGTGCCGCAACGCCAAGA
The Anaerobaca lacustris DNA segment above includes these coding regions:
- a CDS encoding heparinase II/III domain-containing protein, producing MRRQLLMTAIVIISTCSFTLADEGPSNTVSGGGTPEPRPLPEWTVKIRSDHPRLFFNRETWPAVRERALGPERQWYKRFQSKVARLESELAGQEMPAARDLGPQAAWSAFLFLMTEEPRYLELAKKCLDTSLRYYEQCFEERKSVNWYSTSRVHAVLAWDWLYNHLTDDQRRSTMSRLIHVIDNVIRARPAIYRENMSGYNTGFYGVRNCLWFIGCTAFETGIELERVNEWLIWGYDENLRMLEHRRRACGDDGGGASATLGYIFGAYPWAEQNFFYTWLSSTGENIAGDWPHSAMLANYVLWNWIEAEPVPLEFGYGDTPHTRNTLPTNQLYTHMANIRHLFGQAAPKAGALARYLQQKVPQQSYAETWFIYPFLLTQAESSPEPFRPINLPNGRHFETMGQVFMRSGTGTNDTYCLFSCGGALSQHRHYDALNFVIYYRGFLALDSGTRYEEFVNGEHLANYYAQTVAHNCVLIHQPGEPPARYWGGTVVGNHGGQHRQLGSVVKAFETNRDFVYVAGDATACYRHGVVRREGLPDLPEKCELVTRQIVFLLPHHFVIFDRVEATDATYRKDWLIHTAHRPVLDGRVLRADHNQGRMYSRTLLPEDATLTAVGGPGKEFWAAGKNWEIVAEGLTEENLALMGQWRVEVTPTAPRKTDLFLHVIQVGDRTLEAMDGIELLQGSQSYGVRLNAVDRAWEILFRTTGPLGGHIRRSGAEAIDRSLATTVQPQSDI
- a CDS encoding LuxR C-terminal-related transcriptional regulator; this encodes MVERPLSQVEEQAPVLVFQGYTNHEIALQFNRSRRTIEVHRSHIM